CGCGGGCTTCGAATGGCTCGAACTGCATTTCGCGCACGGCTACCTCGGCCAGAGTTTCTTTTCGACGCATTCGAACCAGCGCACCGACGCGTACGGCGGCAGCCTCGAAAACCGCAGCCGTTTCCTTCTGGAAACGCTGGCCGCGGTTCGCAAGGTGTGGCCGGAACGGCTGCCGCTGACCGCGCGTTTCGGCGTGATCGAGTACGATGGCCGCGACGCCGAAACGCTCGCGGAATCGATCGAACTGGCGAAGGGTTTCAAGCGCGAAGGGCTCGACATGCTGAGCGTCAGCATCGGCTTCTCGACGCCGACCGCGCAGATTCCGTGGGCGCCTGCGTTCCTCGCGCCGATCGCGCAGCGCGTGCGTCGCGAAGCGGGCCTGCCGGTCGCCTCCGCATGGGGCATCGACACGCCGGCGCTCGCCGAGCGCTCGGTTGCGTCGGAGCAGCTCGATCTCGTGATGGTCGGCCGCGCGCATCTCGCGAATCCGCACTGGCCGTATTACGCGGCGCGCGAGCTGGGCATCGACCGTCCGTCGTGGACGTTGCCCGCGCCGTACGCGCACTGGCTCGAACGCTACAAGGTCGCCTGAGCGTCCGGCATTCATTCAATTTCTGGAGAACCCACGATGACGGTTTATATTTTTGCGAGCCTGACGCCGAAGGCCGAGCACGTCGCTGATATCGAAGCCGCGTTGCGCGTGATGGTCGCCGAGACGCGCAAGGAGCCGGGCAACCAGCGTTACGACCTGATGCGCCGCGCCGACGGCGCACCGGGCTTTCACCTGTTCGAAAGCTACAGGGACGCGGCGGCCGTGCAGGCGCATCGCGACAGCGCGCACTACACCGCTTATCGTGCGAAGGTCGGTACGTGGCTCGCGGAAGCGCCGGATGTGAAGGAACTGGTCGGCGTGGACGTCGTCGTCGGCTGATTTGTTGAGCATCGGAAACAGGCGGGCGGCGCGTGCCGTCCGCCTGTTTCGTTTCCGACGTCAGGCGGCCATGTCGAGCACGACGCGGCCTTCGATCGCGCCGCGCTCCATCCGCGCAAACACGTCGTTGATGTTTTCGAGTTTGTCGGTGGAAACGGTCGCCTTGACCTTGCCTTCCTCCGCGAACTGCAGCGACTCTTCGAGGTCGAGCCGCGTGCCGACGATCGACCCGCGCACCGTGACGCCGCCGAGCACCATGTCGAAGATCGGCAGCGGGAAGTCGCCGGGCGGCAGGCCGTTCAGCGACACCGTGCCGCCGCGGCGGACCATGCCGAGCGCCTGCGAGAACGCGATCGGCGACACCGCGGTGACGAGCACGCCATGCGCGCCGCCGATCTCCTTCTTCAGATACGCGGCCGGGTCCGTCGTTTTCGCGTTCACGACGACGGCCGCGCCGAGCTTCTTCGCGAGTTCGAGTTTCGTATCGTCAACATCCACCGCGGCGACGTTCAGACCCATCGCGCGCGCGTACTGGACCGCCATGTGGCCGAGCCCGCCGATCCCGGAGATCACGACCCAGTTGCCGGGGCGCGTGTCCGTGACTTTCAGCCCTTTATAGACGGTGACGCCTGCGCACAGCACCGGCGCGATTTCGATGAAGCCGACGCTCTTCGGCAGCAGGCCGACGTAGTTCGCGTCCGCGAGCGCATATTGCGCGAAACCGCCGTTCACCGAGTAGCCGGTGTTCTGCTGCTGCTCGCAAAGCGTTTCCCAGCCGCCGAGGCAATGTTCGCAATGGCCACAGGCCGAATAGAGCCAGGGGATGCCGACCCGGTCGCCTTCCTTCACGTGCGTGACGCCGGCGCCGACGCCGACCACGTAGCCGACGCCCTCGTGGCCGGGAATGAACGGCGGCTGCGGCTTGACCGGCCAGTCGCCGTGCGCGGCGTGCAGGTCGGTGTGGCAGACGCCGCACGCCTCGATCTTGACCAGCAACTGGCCGGGGCCGGGCGTCGGCACGGCGACTTCCTCGATCGTCAGCGGTTTGCCGAATGCGTGTACGACTGCGGCTTGCATCGTCTTGTTCATGGTCGGGCTCTCCTCGTAGAACCGGTCGGGGCGGGTGGAGTGTGTCGTGCGTTTCCGGATGGAACGGACGGCGGCGGGTCGCCCCTCGGGATGCGACGAGTGTGCCGCATCGATCAGACGCTCGCCCCGACCGTGCTCAAATTTTTGCGATAGAGCGCATCGGCAACCCGTCGGCAACCCATCGGCAACTATTGGCGCTCGTGTTTCCTTTCGTGCGCGTCCTGCGTGCTGTATAAACATACAGTAGAATCTGACCCAGACAGCCGGGTGCTGCCCGCCGCGCGCGGCGGGCGCCTTGCTGCGATCCGCCGGGCGGGGTGCAAGGCCCTGCGCCGATGCCGTGAACCCAGCCGGAATGCCAGCGCAAGTGAGCGAAAACCGAACGACGACGATCCGCATCCGCGGAGCACGCCAGCACAATCTGAAGAACCTCGACCTCGATCTGCACACCGGACAGATGACCGTCGTGACCGGTCCGTCCGGGTCGGGCAAGTCGAGCCTCGTATTCGACACGCTGTACGCGGAAGGACAGCGTCGTTACGTCGAGACGTTCAGCGCATACGCGCGGCAGTTTCTCGACCGGATGGATCGGCCGCAGGTCGATCGCGTGGACGGCGTGCCGCCCGCGATCGCGATCGACCAGACGAACCCGGTGCGCAGTTCGCGCTCGACCGTCGGCACGATGACCGAGCTGAACGATCACCTCAAGCTGCTGTATGCGCGCGCGGCGAACCTGTTTGATCGCGTGACCGCGCAGCCGGTGCGGCACGACACGCCTGAAACGATTTACGCGGAACTGCTCGCGCGCGCGGCGGCGGCCGGCGATCCGCGGCTCGTCGTCACGTTCCCGGTCGAACTGCCGGACACGACGACCGACGAAGAGGTCACGCAATGGCTGTCGGCGAGCGGTTATACGCGCGTGCAGGCGCAGCGCGAAGTGAAGACGGCCGACGGCGCGCGCAAGATGCTCGACGTCGTCGCGGACCGTTTCCGCCTGCAAAACACCGAGAAAAGCCGCGCGGTCGAGGCGATCGAGGCGTCGCTGAAGCGCGGCGGCGGCCGCGTGAACGTGTACGTGATGCCGGAAGCGGATCAGTCCGACACGCCGGCGACGCCGCAGATCTGGCGCTTTTCGACCGGCCTGCATTGCCCGGACAGCGATCTGCGTTATGCGGACCCGCAACCGGCGCTGTTTTCGTTCAACTCCGCGTACGGCGCGTGCGACGTGTGTCGAGGCTTCGGACGCGTGATCGGCGTGGACTGGGGACTCGTGGTGCCCGACGCGCGCAAGACATTGCGCGGCGGCGCGATCAAGACGCTGCAGACACCCGCGTGGAAGGAGTGCCAGGACGACCTGATGCGCTACGCCGCGAAAGCGGGCATCCCGCGCGATACGCCATGGTCCAAACTCACCGACGCGCAACGCAACTGGGTGATCGAAGGTTCACCCGACTGGACCGGTAGCTGGCAGACGCAGTGGTACGGCGTGAAACGTTTTTTCCAGTACCTGGAATCGAAAGCGTACAAGATGCACATCCGCGTGCTGCTGTCGAAGTACCGCAGCTATACGCCGTGCGAAACGTGTGGCGGGGCGCGGCTAAAAACGGAGGCGCTGCTGTGGCGTCTCGGCACGAAGCCGAACGCGGACGAGGTGCTCGCGCCCGCGGGCCGTTTCCTGCCGCACGGCGTCGAATGGACCCGCGCGCAGCTCGAAGCGCTGCCCGGCCTTGCGCTGCACGATCTGATGATGATGCCGATCGAGCGTATCCGCCGCTTTTTCGACGACCTGTCGCTGTCATCGGCGCTGCTCGACGATGCGCTGAAACTGCTGCTCGCCGAAGTGCGCACGCGGCTGCGTTACCTGTGCGACGTCGGCCTCGGGTATCTGACGCTCGACCGGCAGAGCCGCACGCTGTCCGGCGGCGAGGTGCAGCGGATCAATCTGACCACCGCGCTCGGCACGTCGCTGACTAAGACGCTGTTCGTGCTCGACGAGCCGAGCATCGGGCTGCATCCGCGCGACCTGAACCGCATCGTCGAAGCGATGCAGCGGCTGCGCGACGCGGGCAACACGCTGGTCGTGGTCGAGCACGATCCGTCCGTGATGCTCGCGGCCGATCGCCTGATCGACATGGGGCCGGGACCGGGCGAGCGCGGCGGGTCGATTGTCTACGACGGCACGCCGGATAATATCCGCTCGTCGAACACGCTCACCGGCGAATATCTCGCCGGCCGCCGCGAGGTCGCGGACGCATCGCATTGGGAGCGTCGTCCGGTCGACGCCACGACGCCGAGGCTCGTGCTCGAAGGCGCGAGCGAACACAATCTGCGCGACGTGACCGTGCAGATTCCGTTGCAGCGGCTCGTCTGCGTGACCGGCGTATCCGGCTCGGGTAAATCGACGCTGATTCAGGACGTGCTGTATCCGGCGCTCGCGCGGCATCTCGGCAAGGCGACCGAGACGCCTGGTGCGTACCGGCAACTGGTCGGCGCTGAACAGATCAGCGACGCGGTGTTTGTCGATCAGTCGCCAATCGGCAAGACCGCGCGGTCGAATCCGGCGAGTTACGTCGGTGCGTTCGATGAAATCCGCAAGCTGTTCGCGAAGGCGCCGATGGCGAAGCAGCGCGGTTATACGGCCGGCACGTTCAGCTTCAATTCGGGCGATGGCCGTTGCCCGACCTGCGGCGGCTCGGGCTTCGAACACATCGAGATGCAGTTCCTGAGCGACGTGTACCTGCGCTGCCCCGACTGCGACGGAAGCCGTTATCGGGCGGAAGTGCTCGAAGTGAAGATCGAGCGCGCCGGCCGCGCGCTGTCGATTGCCGACGTGCTCGATCTGACCGTCAGCGAAGCGGTGCAGTGTTTCGACGAGGATCCCGAAGTATTGCGCGTGTTGCAGCCGATCGTCGATGTCGGTCTCGAATACGTGAAGCTCGGCCAGCCGGTGCCGACGCTGTCGGGTGGCGAGGCGCAGCGCCTGAAACTCGCGGGTTTTCTCGCGGAAACCACGCCGTCGGGCGTCAAGCGGAACTTGCGCGCCGGCAGGCTGTTCATGTTCGACGAGCCGACCACCGGCCTGCATTTCGACGACATCGCGAAACTGATGCGCGCGTTCGGCAAGCTGCTGGCTCGCGGCCATTCGCTGCTGGTGATCGAACACAATCTCGACGTGATTCGCGCGGCCGACTGGCTGATCGATCTCGGTCCGGAAGGCGGCGATGCGGGCGGCGAAGTGGTGTGCGTCGGCACGCCGGACGACGTGATCGCGTGTCCGCGTTCACATACCGGCGCGGCGCTCGAACGCTATGAAGCGGCGCTCGGCGGCCCGGCTGCGGCGGTTATCGCGGAAGAAGAAGGCGTCGCGTTGCAGACGGCATTGCGCGCCGCGCAGACGCGGCGCGAAGTGCAGGGCGAGGACGTGGTGCGGATCGTCAACGCGCGCGAGCACAACCTGAAGGCGCTCGACGTCGATATTCCGCACGGACGCTTCAACGTGATCACCGGCGTGTCGGGGTCGGGCAAATCGACGCTCGCGTTCGACGTCCTGTTTCATGAGGGGCAGCGCCGTTATCTGGAATCGCTGAATGCGTATGCCCGCTCGATCGTGCAGCCGGCGGGGCGGCCCGAGGTCGATGCGGTGTACGGCATTCCGCCCACTGTCGCGATCGAGCAGCGGTTGTCGCGCGGCGGGCGCAAGAGCACGGTCGCGACCACGTCCGAGGTGTGGCACTTCCTGCGCCTGCTGTACGTGAAGCTCGGCGTGCAGCACTGCATTCACGATCACACGCCGGTCAAGGCGCAAAGCGCGGATGCGATCGTCGCGCAGTTGCTGCGCGAGCATCGCGGGCAGCACGTCGGCCTGCTCGCACCGCTCGTCGTGAACCGCAAGGGCGTGTACACCGATCTCGCGAAGTGGGCGAAGGCGCGCGGCAACACGCATCTGCGCGTGGACGGTGAATTCGTGCCGGTTGCGCCGTGGCCGAAGCTCGACCGTTTCCGCGAGCATACGATCGAACTGCCGGTCGGCGATCTGCTGATCGAGCCTGAAAACGAGGCCCAATTGCGCAACCTGCTCGATGCGACGCTCGAAGCGGGCAAGGGGGTCGTGCATCTGCTGGCGCCGCTCGACGGTCTCGACGATGCGCTCGGCAACGGCGGCTCTACCGCACGGATCGGCGCCGTGAAGGTGCTGTCGACGCGGCGCGCGTGTCCGGTGTGCGGCACCAGTTATCCGGAACTCGATCCGCGGCTTTTCTCGTACAACAGCAAGCACGGCTGGTGCACGACCTGCGTCGGCACGGGTCTCGCGCTGACGCGCGAACAGCGCGCCGCGTACGACGACACGGTCGCGGTGGAGGACGGGCGCGGCCGCGAGCAGACGCTGCCTTCGGAAGAACAGGAACCGGAAGGCGTCGGCGAAGAACCGTGTCCGGATTGCGGCGGCACGCGGCTGAACCCGGTCGCGCGCGCGGTGACGTTCGATTCGCATCCGATCGTCGATGTCGCGCAATGGACGGTCTCCGATACGCGCCGCTGGATCGACGCGCTGGAACTCGGCGGCCGCGAAGCGCAGATCGCGCGCGACGTGATCAGCGAAATTCGCAGCCGGCTGCGTTTCCTCGAAGAGGTCGGGCTCGGTTATCTGAGCCTCGATCGCGCGGCGCCGAGTCTTTCGGGCGGCGAAGCACAGCGCATCCGGCTTGCCGCGCAGCTCGGCAGCAATCTGCAGGGCGTCTGCTACGTGCTGGACGAACCGACGATCGGGCTGCATCCGCGCGATAACCGGATTCTGCTCGATGCGCTGCGCAGCCTCGGCGAGAAGGGCAACACGCTGGTGGTCGTCGAGCACGACGAGGATACGATTCGTCGTGCAGATCACATCATCGACATCGGCCCTGGCGCGGGCAAACGCGGCGGCAACGTCGTCGCGCAGGGCAGCGTCGCGGACCTCGCCGCGCAGCCCGACTCGCTGACCGGCCGTTACCTCGCGCATCCGATCGTGCATCCGCTGCAGCCGCGTCGCGAAGTGAAGCCCGCGCGGGGGGCGCGCGAGGCCACGCCGGCGCAGTGGCTGACCGTGCACGGCGGCAAGCTGCACAACCTGCGCAACGTGACCGCGCAGATTCCGCTCGGGCGGCTCGTCGCGATCACCGGAGTCAGCGGCTCGGGCAAGTCCACGCTCGCGCGCGACGTGCTGCTGACGAACCTGCTCGACGCGGTCGGCCGCTCGGTGCTGTCGTCGCCGGCGACGCGCCGCGCGCGCAAGGCGGCGAACGAGAGCACCGCCGATGCGCGTCGCACTGCCACGGCGTCGCGCGCCGCGACGAAACCGAAGCTCGACGTTACGCATGCGTGGCAGGGCTGCGATTCGATCACCGGCTGGGAAAGCATCGACCGCGTGCTCGAAGTGGACCAGACGCCGATCGGCAAGACGCCGCGGTCGTGTCCGGCTACGTACATCGGCGTGTGGGACGCGATTCGCCGGCTGTTTGCCGACACGCTCGAAGCGCGGGCGCGCGGTTATACGGCGTCGCGCTTTTCGTTCAACACCGGCGACGGACGCTGCCCGACCTGCGAAGGGCAAGGCGTGCGGACCATCGGCATGAGCTTCCTGCCCGACGTGAAAGTGCCGTGCGACGTCTGCCATGGCCAGCGCTTCAATCCGGAGACGCTGGCGGTCACGTGGCGCGGCAAGAACATCGGCGACGTGCTGACGATGGAGATTGACGAGGCCGTCGAGTTCTTCGCATCGATCACGAGCATCGGGCATCCGCTGCAACTGATGAAGGACGTGGGGCTCGGTTATCTGACACTCGGCCAGCCGTCGCCGACGCTGTCGGGCGGCGAGGCGCAGCGCATCAAGCTCGTGACCGAACTGAGCAAGGTGCGCGACGACATCACCCGACGTGGGCAAAAAGCGCCGCATACGCTGTACGTGCTCGACGAACCGACCGTGGGCCTGCACATGGCCGACGTCGCGCGGTTGATCCGCGTGCTGCACCGGCTCGCGGACGGTGGCCACAGCGTTGTCGTGATCGAGCACGATCTCGACGTGATCGCCGAAGCGGACTGGATCCTCGATCTCGGCCCGGAAGGCGGCGCGGGCGGCGGCATGATCGTTGCTGCGGCGGATCCCGAAGGGCTCGTGCGGGTCGGTGCGAGCCATACCGGCGCGGCGCTCGCAGCGGTGCTCGCGCGCCAGCCGTCGTCCGTTCAGGATGGCGAAGTGCATGCCGCGCAGCCGGATGCCGGTTCGCGCGCGACGGTGTCACCATAACCGTCGCTGGATGCGGACGGCGCCGGGAATGCCCGTGTCGTCCGCAAACCGCTTGATCTGTGCGACGCACGCACGGTATGATGGGCTCCGCTTGCAGCAGCGTCACCTATAGGCGCTGCGTTTTGGCGAGCGGAGCAGCGGACCAGCAGATCCCCTCCGGATGGGGCACGGGTTACCCCGGGCCACCTCATCAAGGCAGCAAGGCTTCGTCAGGTGTTTTGCGAAGCCTTTGTCTTTTCAGGGCAGGCGCATTGATACGAATCGACGTCACGCCTTAGACGATGCGAGAGGAATTAACCGATGTTCGACCTCGACGGTGAGGCACGCGAACGACTGATTCTGTGGATTCGACGCCGCATGGAGGAATACGGCATTACGCTGGAAGACCTGGCGGCAGCGATTACCGAATCCGAAAAACAACCGATGTATCGCGATGCGTATGGCAATACGTGGGACGGCCAGGGCGAAATACCGCCGTGGCTCGCCCGGGCGATACACGCCGGGCAGGACATGGAGCATTTTCGCTGTTGAGCGCGTGATTTCCTGTCCCGTTCATGGTGCATTTCTTTTGCACCCGTTTTGATCCTTTCAGATCCCGTTGTATCGCATGCGTTGATGCGACGATTAAATGCATCAGTAATTGCCGATTAGCCGATTAGCCGATTGGCAATCGACCAGTGCTGCGCGGCTGAAATTCCGGCATTCGATTTATCCTTCCTGGCGTTGATATTCCGGCGGATATCGGCCATGTTTTGTCGCGCCCCGCGCGAATTGCGCGACAATCGCGATCAGTCCGGGTACAACATCGAAGGGGGATCGACATGGCGGTACTGATACTGGGCCTGATCGTCTTTATCGGCGTGCATTCGATCCGGATCGTCGCCGCGCGATGGCGCGAAGCGCAGATCGCGCGATTCGGCGCCGGTGCATGGCGCGGCGTGTATGCGCTGCTGTCGCTGGCGGGCATCGTGCTGACGATCTACGGGTATGGTCTTGCGCGTCACGCGCCGGTGCCGGTATGGAGTCCGCCATTCTGGATGCCGCACGTGACCGCGTTGCTGACGGCAATCGCGTTCGTGCTGATCGTGGCCGCGCATGTGCGCCGCAATCATTTCAAGCGCGCGATTGGACATCCGCTTCTGTGCGGTATCGCACTGTGGGCGTTCGCGCATCT
The Paraburkholderia caballeronis genome window above contains:
- a CDS encoding putative quinol monooxygenase; amino-acid sequence: MTVYIFASLTPKAEHVADIEAALRVMVAETRKEPGNQRYDLMRRADGAPGFHLFESYRDAAAVQAHRDSAHYTAYRAKVGTWLAEAPDVKELVGVDVVVG
- a CDS encoding H-NS histone family protein — protein: MFDLDGEARERLILWIRRRMEEYGITLEDLAAAITESEKQPMYRDAYGNTWDGQGEIPPWLARAIHAGQDMEHFRC
- the uvrA gene encoding excinuclease ABC subunit UvrA produces the protein MSENRTTTIRIRGARQHNLKNLDLDLHTGQMTVVTGPSGSGKSSLVFDTLYAEGQRRYVETFSAYARQFLDRMDRPQVDRVDGVPPAIAIDQTNPVRSSRSTVGTMTELNDHLKLLYARAANLFDRVTAQPVRHDTPETIYAELLARAAAAGDPRLVVTFPVELPDTTTDEEVTQWLSASGYTRVQAQREVKTADGARKMLDVVADRFRLQNTEKSRAVEAIEASLKRGGGRVNVYVMPEADQSDTPATPQIWRFSTGLHCPDSDLRYADPQPALFSFNSAYGACDVCRGFGRVIGVDWGLVVPDARKTLRGGAIKTLQTPAWKECQDDLMRYAAKAGIPRDTPWSKLTDAQRNWVIEGSPDWTGSWQTQWYGVKRFFQYLESKAYKMHIRVLLSKYRSYTPCETCGGARLKTEALLWRLGTKPNADEVLAPAGRFLPHGVEWTRAQLEALPGLALHDLMMMPIERIRRFFDDLSLSSALLDDALKLLLAEVRTRLRYLCDVGLGYLTLDRQSRTLSGGEVQRINLTTALGTSLTKTLFVLDEPSIGLHPRDLNRIVEAMQRLRDAGNTLVVVEHDPSVMLAADRLIDMGPGPGERGGSIVYDGTPDNIRSSNTLTGEYLAGRREVADASHWERRPVDATTPRLVLEGASEHNLRDVTVQIPLQRLVCVTGVSGSGKSTLIQDVLYPALARHLGKATETPGAYRQLVGAEQISDAVFVDQSPIGKTARSNPASYVGAFDEIRKLFAKAPMAKQRGYTAGTFSFNSGDGRCPTCGGSGFEHIEMQFLSDVYLRCPDCDGSRYRAEVLEVKIERAGRALSIADVLDLTVSEAVQCFDEDPEVLRVLQPIVDVGLEYVKLGQPVPTLSGGEAQRLKLAGFLAETTPSGVKRNLRAGRLFMFDEPTTGLHFDDIAKLMRAFGKLLARGHSLLVIEHNLDVIRAADWLIDLGPEGGDAGGEVVCVGTPDDVIACPRSHTGAALERYEAALGGPAAAVIAEEEGVALQTALRAAQTRREVQGEDVVRIVNAREHNLKALDVDIPHGRFNVITGVSGSGKSTLAFDVLFHEGQRRYLESLNAYARSIVQPAGRPEVDAVYGIPPTVAIEQRLSRGGRKSTVATTSEVWHFLRLLYVKLGVQHCIHDHTPVKAQSADAIVAQLLREHRGQHVGLLAPLVVNRKGVYTDLAKWAKARGNTHLRVDGEFVPVAPWPKLDRFREHTIELPVGDLLIEPENEAQLRNLLDATLEAGKGVVHLLAPLDGLDDALGNGGSTARIGAVKVLSTRRACPVCGTSYPELDPRLFSYNSKHGWCTTCVGTGLALTREQRAAYDDTVAVEDGRGREQTLPSEEQEPEGVGEEPCPDCGGTRLNPVARAVTFDSHPIVDVAQWTVSDTRRWIDALELGGREAQIARDVISEIRSRLRFLEEVGLGYLSLDRAAPSLSGGEAQRIRLAAQLGSNLQGVCYVLDEPTIGLHPRDNRILLDALRSLGEKGNTLVVVEHDEDTIRRADHIIDIGPGAGKRGGNVVAQGSVADLAAQPDSLTGRYLAHPIVHPLQPRREVKPARGAREATPAQWLTVHGGKLHNLRNVTAQIPLGRLVAITGVSGSGKSTLARDVLLTNLLDAVGRSVLSSPATRRARKAANESTADARRTATASRAATKPKLDVTHAWQGCDSITGWESIDRVLEVDQTPIGKTPRSCPATYIGVWDAIRRLFADTLEARARGYTASRFSFNTGDGRCPTCEGQGVRTIGMSFLPDVKVPCDVCHGQRFNPETLAVTWRGKNIGDVLTMEIDEAVEFFASITSIGHPLQLMKDVGLGYLTLGQPSPTLSGGEAQRIKLVTELSKVRDDITRRGQKAPHTLYVLDEPTVGLHMADVARLIRVLHRLADGGHSVVVIEHDLDVIAEADWILDLGPEGGAGGGMIVAAADPEGLVRVGASHTGAALAAVLARQPSSVQDGEVHAAQPDAGSRATVSP
- the adhP gene encoding alcohol dehydrogenase AdhP, with the protein product MNKTMQAAVVHAFGKPLTIEEVAVPTPGPGQLLVKIEACGVCHTDLHAAHGDWPVKPQPPFIPGHEGVGYVVGVGAGVTHVKEGDRVGIPWLYSACGHCEHCLGGWETLCEQQQNTGYSVNGGFAQYALADANYVGLLPKSVGFIEIAPVLCAGVTVYKGLKVTDTRPGNWVVISGIGGLGHMAVQYARAMGLNVAAVDVDDTKLELAKKLGAAVVVNAKTTDPAAYLKKEIGGAHGVLVTAVSPIAFSQALGMVRRGGTVSLNGLPPGDFPLPIFDMVLGGVTVRGSIVGTRLDLEESLQFAEEGKVKATVSTDKLENINDVFARMERGAIEGRVVLDMAA
- a CDS encoding NADH:flavin oxidoreductase/NADH oxidase, producing MSALFEPFKLKDVSLRNRIAVPPMCQYSAVDGVINDWHHVHLAQIARGGAGLVIAEATAVSPEGRITPGCAGLWNDAQADAFAPSVAAIKAAGAVPGIQIAHAGRKASANRPWEGDDHIAEGDPRGWQTIAPSAIPFGAHLPKVPTAMTLDDIARVREDFVAAAKRALAAGFEWLELHFAHGYLGQSFFSTHSNQRTDAYGGSLENRSRFLLETLAAVRKVWPERLPLTARFGVIEYDGRDAETLAESIELAKGFKREGLDMLSVSIGFSTPTAQIPWAPAFLAPIAQRVRREAGLPVASAWGIDTPALAERSVASEQLDLVMVGRAHLANPHWPYYAARELGIDRPSWTLPAPYAHWLERYKVA
- a CDS encoding NnrU family protein → MAVLILGLIVFIGVHSIRIVAARWREAQIARFGAGAWRGVYALLSLAGIVLTIYGYGLARHAPVPVWSPPFWMPHVTALLTAIAFVLIVAAHVRRNHFKRAIGHPLLCGIALWAFAHLLANGTLHDIVLFGVFLVWSVVAMLAGRRRDRDAGVVYPPGLVSCDALVVVIGLVAWAIFVFYLHGPLIGVRPLG